One part of the Anopheles coustani chromosome 2, idAnoCousDA_361_x.2, whole genome shotgun sequence genome encodes these proteins:
- the LOC131264553 gene encoding uncharacterized protein LOC131264553, translating to MPHNTVSKIIYETCDAIWDTLHEGFMPFPTTAALKQVSQMFYERFGFPNCVGAIDGKHIRIKCPNNSGSNFFNYKKFFSIHLQAVADADRRFIFVDVGDYGRRSTDEELPFVLIGDQGYPLKKYLLRPYAGNNLDPQKEFFNEKLSSSRNVVECAFGLLVAKWRCLKTEIQLDPDNVDKVPWIALK from the exons ATGCCCCACAATACGGTTTCGAAAATAATTTACGAAACGTGCGATGCCATATGGGACACACTACATGAAGGATTTATGCCGTTCCCAACAACCGCAGCACTCAAGCAGGTCTCACAAATGTTCTACGAACGATTTGGTTTTCCTAATTGTGTTGGCGCCATCGATGGAAAACACATCAGGATAAAATGTCCTAACAATAGCGGGTCTAATTTTTTCAACtataaaaaatttttttcgatACATTTACAAGCTGTGGCTGATGCCGACAgacggtttatttttgtagATGTTGGAGATTATGGCAGACGAA GCACAGATGAGGAGTTGCCCTTTGTACTGATTGGGGACCAGGGCTATccattaaaaaagtatttattGCGCCCCTACGCTGGCAATAATCTAGATCCtcaaaaagaatttttcaATGAGAAGCTTAGTAGCTCAAGAAATGTAGTAGAGTGTGCATTTGGGCTCCTTGTAGCTAaatggagatgcttgaaaactgAAATACAGCTGGACCCAGACAATGTTGATAAAGTG CCGTGGATTGCATTGAAGTAG